In Eleginops maclovinus isolate JMC-PN-2008 ecotype Puerto Natales chromosome 10, JC_Emac_rtc_rv5, whole genome shotgun sequence, the following proteins share a genomic window:
- the LOC134870465 gene encoding zinc finger MYM-type protein 1-like, whose amino-acid sequence MRGERAGVQQKVREEYKNAHYLHCYAHQLNLIMQQATSHISAVRVFFSDLGGISSFFTRSPKRTALLDQIVARRLPRASSTRWNFNSRIVSTVYENLGDLIECFETIRSDSTFDSTTVREASGFLRMLQDEDFVFFLQQFHQIMPHVDMMYQQLQKRDIDMVFIKRALQNFTSSIQAIRDQSSSQQQQQEAPGTTRSRRALGEQEKQRLSKEICDTILGHAKARFSFTSHLVSAVLLEAELFDRHRTTFPEEALNTTVRAYPMLHKERLRTELSLIYESPDFRGCCGALALYQVLQSYNLQETFSETVALLNILITTPMTTAEAERCFSTLKRIKTFLRNTMGQERLNALGMLSMERELVRNMPDFNERVIDRFACLKERRAKFQYK is encoded by the exons atgagaggagagagagctggtGTGCAGCAAAAGGTACGAGAAGAGTACAAAAATGCCCATTATTTGCATTGCTACGCACACCAGCTGAATTTGATCATGCAGCAGGCCACTTCACACATCTCAGCAGTGAGAGTTTTTTTCTCTGACCTTGGTGGGATTTCCAGTTTTTTTACCCGGTCACCCAAACGCACAGCCCTTCTCGACCAGATTGTTGCACGAAGGCTGCCTAGAGCATCATCCACAAGATGGAACTTCAACAGCAGGATCGTGAGCACTGTCTATGAGAACCTGGGCGACCTCATAGAGTGTTTTGAGACCATCAGGTCAGACAGCACCTTTGACAGCACCACCGTGAGGGAGGCGTCTGGCTTCCTGAGGATGCTGCAGGAtgaagattttgtttttttcctgcagcagtTTCATCAAATCATGCCTCATGTTGACATGATGTACCAACAGCTGCAGAAGAGGGACATTGACATGGTGTTCATCAAACGTGCCCTGCAGAACTTCACCAGCAGTATTCAGGCCATCAG GGACCAAAGCTCCtctcaacagcagcagcaagaagCCCCAGGTACCACAAGATCAAGGAGAGCCTTGGGAGAACAAGAGAAGCAGAGGCTGTCAAAAGAG ATCTGTGACACAATCCTTGGCCATGCCAAAGCCAGGTTCTCCTTCACCAGCCACCTTGTGAGTGCCGTGCTGCTAGAGGCAGAGCTGTTTGACCGGCATCGGACAACATTCCCTGAAGAGGCTCTGAATACCACCGTGAGGGCATACCCCATGCTACACAAGGAGAGGCTCAGGACTGAGCTTTCTCTCATCTACGAAAGTCCAGACTTCAGGGGCTGCTGCGGTGCACTGGCTCTGTACCAGGTTCTACAGAGCTACAACCTCCAGGAAACCTTCTCTGAGACTGTGGCGCTGTTGAACATCCTCATAACCACTCCGATGACAACAGCTGAAGCTGAGAGGTGTTTCTCCACCTTAAAGAGGATCAAGACATTCCTGAGAAATACAATGGGACAGGAACGTCTGAATGCATTGGGCATGCTTTCCATGGAAAGAGAGCTGGTCAGGAACATGCCTGATTTCAACGAGAGGGTGATTGATCGCTTTGCTTGCTTGAAAGAGAGGCGAGCTAAATTTCAATACAagtga